DNA from Brassica napus cultivar Da-Ae chromosome C4, Da-Ae, whole genome shotgun sequence:
TGTGAGTAAAGTTGTTTTAGAGAATGCTCCAAAAAACAATCAGATGGTGTCCCACAAAATTCAGACAGATATAGTTCATTGTTTTACAGAAGAAGTTATTGAATCTGTCATTCAAGAAGTTGGTCATGATATATTTTGCTTGTTGGTGGATGAGTCTGCAGATGTTTCTGATAAAGAACAAATGGCAGTGGTTTTTCGCTTTGTTGATAATCATGGGATGGTTAAAGAAAGGTTCATTGGTCTAGTTCATGTGAAAGAGACATCTTCTTTATCTCTAAAGTGTGTTGTTGATTCATTGTTTGCTAAATATGGACTGAGTATGAAAAAGCTAAGAGGACAAGGTTATGATGGAGCGAGTAATATGAAGGGTGAATTCAACGGATTGAGATCTTTAATTATGAGAGAATGCAGTTCTGCGTATTATGTCCATTGTTTTGCTCATCAACTCCAGTTAGTTGTCGTGGCAGTTGCTCAAAAGCATTTTGGGGTTGTGGATTTCTTTGATAAGCTTGCTGTCTTGTTAAATGTTGTTGGGGCTTCTTGTAAGAGAAAAGATATGGTGCGAGAAGATCATCTGAAAAGAATAGAGGAAAGAACTAAGAAAGGTGAAATGAAGACAGGAAAGGGATTAAACCAAGAGGTTTCATTTCAAAGACCCGGTAAAACTCGTTGGGGTTCTCATTACAAAACATTACTGCGGTTGGTTGATTTGTTTCCTTCTATCATTACAGTACTTGAGTATGTCGAAAAAGATGGGAGTGATGCTATCAAAAGACGACAAGCTAATGGTCTTCTCAATTACTTCTACACCTTTGAATATGTGTTCTACTTGCAGTTAATGTTGCTTATTCTTGGGATCACAAATAGTTTATCAAAGGCTCTTCAAAGGAAAGACTTGGATATTCTGAATGCTATGTCGCTTGTGAAATCCACCAAGCAACAATTGAATAAGCTCAGGGAAAATGGATGGAAATCTCTGATCAACAAAGTTTTTTCCTTCTGTAAAACTTACAAGACTGAGTTGCTGGTTATGGATGATGAGTTTAACTCGAAGAGTTCAAGAAAAAGAAGCATTATAACCAACTTGCATCATTACAAGGTACAATGCTTTTACACTGTATTGGATATGCAAATTCAGGAGTTTAATGACCGCTTTGATGAGGTAAACACTGAATTACTTGGTTGCATTGCTTCTTTGAGCCCTAATGATTCATTTCGTGAGTTTGATCACTTGAAAGTTATGAGGTTGTCTGAGTTTTATCCTGAGGGTTTTAGTCATATGGAACAGATGACTCTTGAACATCAACTTGGTCTCTATATTGATAACATTCGCGAAGATGAAAGATTTGCTAATTTGAAGAATCTTGGAGATCTTGCATGTATGATGGTAGAGACAAAGAAACACCTTTCACATCCTTTGGTGTATCGGCTTTTAAAGCTAGTTTTGACTTTGCCTGTCGCCACTGCTACAGTTGAAATATGTTTTTCTGCGATGAAGATTGTGAAGACTAGCTTGAGGAATCGGATAAGTGATCAGTTTTTAAATGATtgtgttatttgttttgttgagaAAGAACTATTTGAGAAAGTAACAAACGATGCTGTGATAAAAAGATTCCAGAAAATTGAATCGCGTAGGATTAATTTGTAAGGTGATTTTTTgaagaattttatttaaatgaatttaGTTATAAATGATATTG
Protein-coding regions in this window:
- the LOC106424256 gene encoding zinc finger MYM-type protein 1-like; the encoded protein is MFFFSFAVKFSMEKYFKPKKKFESLAMSEDELEKLPYDPGERKRISEYPLNQRDEVIRKYLIRGPCQPRGHEFPKTLFTNKLRRFNPSWFDLYGDWLEYSVKKDKAYCLFCYLFRDYTENKGGSDAFVITGFDDWNKTERLQDHVGAVNSFHNSALKRADYFMRPGQSIVHAFYKQDDAAKNEYMIRLNASIGACRFLLQQGLPFRGHDESVDSVNKGNFLALLKYTAEQNELVSKVVLENAPKNNQMVSHKIQTDIVHCFTEEVIESVIQEVGHDIFCLLVDESADVSDKEQMAVVFRFVDNHGMVKERFIGLVHVKETSSLSLKCVVDSLFAKYGLSMKKLRGQGYDGASNMKGEFNGLRSLIMRECSSAYYVHCFAHQLQLVVVAVAQKHFGVVDFFDKLAVLLNVVGASCKRKDMVREDHLKRIEERTKKGEMKTGKGLNQEVSFQRPGKTRWGSHYKTLLRLVDLFPSIITVLEYVEKDGSDAIKRRQANGLLNYFYTFEYVFYLQLMLLILGITNSLSKALQRKDLDILNAMSLVKSTKQQLNKLRENGWKSLINKVFSFCKTYKTELLVMDDEFNSKSSRKRSIITNLHHYKVQCFYTVLDMQIQEFNDRFDEVNTELLGCIASLSPNDSFREFDHLKVMRLSEFYPEGFSHMEQMTLEHQLGLYIDNIREDERFANLKNLGDLACMMVETKKHLSHPLVYRLLKLVLTLPVATATVEICFSAMKIVKTSLRNRISDQFLNDCVICFVEKELFEKVTNDAVIKRFQKIESRRINL